atttgagtgcagcatgtaatggtcagggctgcacaaactctggggccctttccttacttagatatcggtcccGTTATATtttgcgcccgatatttaaataaccccatgaacagccaatggggcggtaattggcagcgctggggtcctgggttcaaatccaaccaaggacaacatctgcctggagtttgtatgttctccccgtgtttgcgtgggtttctccggtttcctcccacaccccaaaaacatacccatagggaattcagattgtgagccccaatggggacagtaaaaaagtggacctctgtacagcgctgcgtaatatgttggcgctatataagtaactgaaataaataaataacatcgctgtgacactgtccaatccactacggacagtgtcacagcaagatctggagagagtcagagaggagacagtctgcagagtggcatgtgaggtactttgacatgtaggtgatacttacgtgtgggatgtgggcccataacttgtgtacagcccagggcctaagatcatattaatccatcaCTGGCATCaagtcagcacaggcagaccactacaatacagcaggtagagcaaagaaaccagcccaggacgtgccgcttcaaaacagcgctaagcgcgatccgtcctggactagcctgaatgtaattgcagagagtgacgccgcaaatgagactggctgccgaggaaagatatggggctgtgcattgtagactgtactatttgcactgtactgattggtagtaagaattctttaaatcttttctatacttcaaacagcaatTTAACAAATAAacctcaaatgttttcctattttaattttttttatatattgcgtgtttgaagtGTAAAGctcgtaatgagaaaactctgatagatttgggggggggcgcctttttatagttcgcctgaggcagcagaggggctaggtttacCCCTGGCTacataaaagatgcaatcagccgacaaatgatcgtttgctcgttcatcggctgagcggggtcctgtttacacaggggaatGATCAGGAATGAGTGTTCGTATGAGCGCCCGttccccgatcattggcccatattAAAGGGCCTTTAATAGTGTTTTTCTAAGTCTTTTTCCTAAGTAGACAGACCATAGAATCAGAAACATTTTAATCTGTAGTTTTATTATTTTGAGGAATCTCTGCAAAAAACAACTTCTTTCCCACGGTTTATGATAAACTTCTGGAATACTGCAGACTTTTAATCTGGCAGTACAATTTGCCTACCATCTGACCAGGATTTTCATAtacatttcataatttttttatataccatTTTTGTGCTTTGCTGCAGCTTGTATTTGTCAGAACCGATTGTTTTAGCAACGTACACAAAATCATTATCTTTTCCTTGCGTTAAATAATTATCTCTAGGTGTTTGACCTGTTGCACGTGTGCTTTACTTTTGTGATGTAAAATACAGTTTATGTAGCTCCAGCCTATTCCGCAGCACTGTACACATTACCATTACTCACATAAATCCCCCAATGGGGTTTAGAATCTAATGTTCCTATCTGAAACACACACACAAGTTAGTCTTAGTTCTCAATAGTAACCTCAGAAAAAAATCCCAGCTGATCTATTGATTTTTCAGGAATGTTCACTCTTGTGTAGCTGTGTGCCTGCCTATACAATGCGTCAAGGCTGCTGGGTCTAAGTAGATTTGTGAAGTATGAACATGGCCTTATGCCAATTTTACTATTGCAAAAccgtacctcccaactttcaatcaTTACAAAGAGGGAcgacaactgttttttttttactttaagccacgcctctaaccctgcCCCAATCCCCAGCCATATGCACCTAGTTCAGCTCACACAAATGACAttgcccccatacacacacagtataatgtctaatATGGAAACCCACACAGTATATAGTGCCTTCATAGgggcccagcacacagtatcatgccctcatagtgcatccccacacacagtatcatgcccccatagtgcctcctcacacagtAAATCCCCCCGTTATTGACTCCTCACGTAATATAATGACCCCCACACaccgtttaatgcccccatagtgccccccacagagtataataacCCCaatgtgcctaataaaaataataaaataaatactcacttATGCTATGTGTGGCTCGTCGAAGACAGGCCTTATGACGGCACTGCATCACACTTATCTGCGCCAAGCCGCTCACAGCTGTCGTTACATAGTGAGTAGTGGGCAGGGAGCTGACTGCTCCCTACTCCACCATTGGATTCAAGCTTCTATGGgtcctaaagacgcagatacagttgaaacccggaCAAGCTGCCACCCGACGGCGGCATTGGGGCACAGCTCGGAATTCGGAACTGTACCGCTGGAATCTGGACAGTTGGGAGTCAAGTAATACGTTTAGGCCATGTTCCTAAGCAACAGAAAGTGTCCACTGTGGAGATGGTGCTACATGTGGGTTTCATCCTTTTTATTGCAGTGTGTGAAACCCACAGCAAAATAGatcctgcagattttaaaaatggatttTCTCCACTGCATGCGGCTGAATTGCATAATATTGTACTTTGATGTAGATTTTGAACATGTGAATTGTACTTACCTCTTTTGGGTATTAATTTCTCTTATTTGCAGTTGCTGGTGAGCCTATAACAGATGCTGACATTCATCTCATAATGGAATATCCAACTGGGGCCAAATGGGGAAATCACGTATCACGTCGTGCTAACAGGTGACCGCATTCAACATTTGTAGTGTAAACTTCAAACATGTCAATAGTCAAAAAAAATGCCTTGAATCTAGCATTAACAGGACCGGATTGGTCATAGAAAATATTTAAGATTTACTTGCAAAGGTTGGGACCCTCCACAAAGCCagtctaaggcctgattcacacgagcgcgtgcgcaaaaggcacttatcagctccgtatgatgcacggctgcatgattttcgcgcagccgccatcattatgacactccgtttggatgtttgtaaacagaaaagcacgtggtgcttttctgttttcattcatagtttgacagctgttgcgtgaaaaacgcagatcccacggaagtgcttccgtgtggcatgcgtgcttttcacacacccattgacttgaatgggtgcgtgatgcgggaaatacgcccaaagaacggacatgccgtggctttttcgcagcggactcgcgctgcgtaaaaatcacgcaactgtctgcatggccccatagactaatataggtccgtgcgacgcgcgtgaaaatcacgcgcgttgcacggacgtatataacgttcgtctgcataagccctaagggtcagggatacagttttttggcgctgatttttatgcggaaaccgcgtctgaaTTAGCGCCAAAAAGACTGAAATCactccccattaatttcaatgggcggcagaggcgtttttttttatcccacgcGGCTATTGCCTGCTAGCAGGAAAAGAAAAGCGACATACCGCGgtctctgcctctgacctcccattgaatcaatgaCAGAAAAAAACCTGCGAAGCTAATTTGAGCATTTTTCCCCGCAATTTTTGCCTGCAGCCCTTGCATTAGTttcatggccgcgggcaaaaaacactgtggaaaaatatgtgcaggcagttaaaaatctgcctcaaaattcctgaacgaatactgaggcagattttcactgcCTGCAAAACAGGGCCTAAGATACTATGCTAAGAACGGTTACTTTCTTTGTGAAGTGTTTGTgtttttaggccgggttcccacgtagagtaaatgctgcagaatttccgcaactgaattaGGTGCgggaattccgcagcatttacagtagcaagaAAGTGGATGGAGTTTTGAAAATCTCAAGTCCACGCTGCGAGCAAACgttgataaattgacctgcagtgcggaatttaaatccgcagcatgtcaatttaacaTTTCGTtacttttccctattgaattcaatggggatgcaacgcCCGCAACACATAGCAGTGTTACAACACTTacctagaactccctgcttcttcctccagttcagcctcctgggatgactattcatcccaagtgaccgctgcagccaatcacaggctgcagtgtcatccaGTGAGTCCAGACTGGACGGCAAAGGAGGGACGCTTCACCATGACAACGGCATAAACATttgtataaaattttattttatttttttctaccacTGCAGAAATTCTGCACGAAAAGCTGCACCATAATgcagtttttcagacggaatgtactgcgggttctttGCTGCGTATCCGAccagtgggaacccggccttagtgttCAGCTTTTAGAAGGCATGTAAGCTACATTTACAACCCCAACTCTGTTTAAGAGGGCTTTAACCTTTTATGAGCATCCTTGCAATTGGTTGATATTTGCACCATAGTTTCGTTCACCCTCACACTCCCTACTGCTGCCAAATTATGTAATACCTGGCTATGGCAAGTCTGCCAGAGGAGAAGCCGCTCTTCTACTTAACAGATCTCTGCTCCAGCTAATACAGCGGGGTACAGACAGAGTAACCCCCActgatgagacaacccccttTAAGGAACTTGTCACTATGACAAACCTAATCAAAGGACATCACTATGATACCCTAATAGAGCTCTTCTAGTGGGTTCAAGTACAGTCACTAAAGGGACATTGTATATAAGTAATTATATTGAAGGATATTATTACATGTGTTTGACTTGGAAAAATTTGTTTTCGGCAGATACATTGTGCACAGTGATTCACATAATCCAATGATCGATTCCCTGGAAGATTTTAAATCCCAACTGCAAGGCTTTAAGCCAGATCTCCTTGTCATCGGAGGGTTACAAATGATGGACAGTTTTCCCTTTAAAGCAGGTGAAGTCACTCAGACTGTGATACTGGTGGATTATGTAATCTAGAATATTCTGGCAGCTCAATAACAGATGATTGTTTTGAGTTGCTTTTAGTGCAATTTGTAGGCCTGTGCTTTTCTCAATTTATTAGATATAGAAATTGTACATGGCAATCATATCACTAAGCAGATACAGTAATAAAGTAAGGGAGTCTATACTTTTGTATAACTAAACAAACAGCACATGTGTTCACACATTGTAAACTATTCTCAACTGCAGAATTTTGGTGCAAGAGTTGCAATTTTATCCATCATGTATAGAGTCAGGTTTAGGAACAATGCCTGAATATTGCATTATAAATCTATCAGTGTTCTTTTACTTAATGAAGTTTTTCTTACACAGGTCAGCGTGAAGCCAGGCTTAAAGCACTTCAAGAAATGTTATTGTCTATGGATCAGGAGATAGGTTGCCACTTTGAGATGGCCTCTTTTGTGGAACAAGGTCTGATGAGGGATTTGCTAGAGTATGTTATTCCCTACTCTGATTCCTTGGGTATGAATGAACAGGAGCTTCCCAATTTGCTCAGTCTTATTAAAGGAGGAAACATCACCGTTTTATCAGACCCTTTCCCTCGAGTGGCCTCGATCCTGGACCAGATGCGTGAGCTCTATCAGCTACTCCGATCCCAAGAGCCTAAAAGGGGTCAGAGAGAACTGACCCGACTACATGTCCACACTTTAGCTTTTCAAGCCATGATGGTTACCAAAGGATCGATGTGGAAGAACACAATGTCTGCTACAGCAAAGGCATCTCTGACAGCCAACAGGCATGTGTGTGGATCTGCCAGGATTGACACACACAAGGCCAAACTTATCATGGATGACTCTTTCTCTGTCAGCCGTGAAGATGGTAGTCAGAGAATACCTTTCAAAGAAAGTCGCCCAGTATCTTGTTGGGAAGAGGAGACTTATGAGATCTGTCTAGCACCGGTTTTGGTTTGTACTGAAGTATTCCAAACCGCAGGTGGAGGAGACAACATCTCTGCGGCAGGACTTGTGTTGCAAATTTGAAGTTTGAGTAAACAATGACTGACCAACTTTCCATAACTGGATAACTATATTTCAGATGCTGCGAATAAGGATATATTGACAGAAACTGACTTGATCTGAGCCATATTTTAATTTAGTTTCCTTTAGAGAACACAATGGTGGTTGCCCCCTCAAATAGAAGTACATGGTTAACCCTTTCTACCCTCACTTGAGGATAAACTCATGCCTGAAGGAACATGGTACTACAAAGATCAAAGTTTAGTATATAAAACTTTTAGGCACATGGCTCAATATGCCAGAGTAACTGAGTTTTTCCTGAAATGCAGGGGGATTAAACATGTTATATGGCATTCCTTAAGAAGGAGACACCAACGTGAAAAGACCTTACATGTTATGTATGTTTTTAAGTTGTCTCTCGATTTTATAGGTTTTTCGTTTTTACTTTGTTTCGGTGAGTTTGTTGCTGCATTCTTTACGGTTTCCATTTGGAATCTTTTCAATGTCTTGTGGACCATTTTTTCTATCTCGTTTCATTTGTAGGGACCAATATCTAAGTTTTGACTAGCCTGATAGACACTGATTGTAAGAGAATTCTGACCAAGTAATAGTTGTTTTGGATAGCTataggttagggtatgttcacacgacagcgtccgtaacggctgaaattacggggatgtttccgcctgaaaatatccccgtaatttcagccgtaacggcatgtgcaggcgcttgaacgccgcgtccattacggacgtaattggcgctgctattcattggagtcaatgaataatggctccaattacggccaaagaagtgacaggtcacttctttgacgcgggcgtctatttacgcgccgtcatttgacagcggcgcgtaaatatacacctcgtgtgaacagacaaacgtctgcccattgttttcaatgggcagatgtttgtcaacgctatcgaggcgctattttcagatgtaattcggggcaaaaacgcccgaattacgtccgtaattagtgtgtgtgcacataccctaacaggtaaGGCCACATCCAGACAGCTGTATTATGGCTGCAAGTCCCGGCCTGACCGCAGCTCGAATAACAAACTAACTGCATTTTAAGAATCTACGATGCTGGAGGTTGGTCCAGGACTTGTGGCTATAAAAAAAGATGCTAAAATGCACAGCATGTAAcacatacagattttttttttccctgcagaaaaTCCATAGCGAATGAGCTACATGTGGGTACCAAAACCACAGAGGAGTAATGTTCCCCTTGGGTAGAGTGTATTTAATGATCAGCAGGCACTCTAAAGGATTAAGGATTTTTAGTGCATACCTCTGGAATTTTGAGCCATGGCATATATGATGCATtgacttaacttttttttaatgccacTGCTTTCCCATTTAAAGTAAAAATTGTGGTCAGTGTACTTGTATACAGTCCTGCTCCGTGGTTTACATACAAGTTCTACTGCTTCCACAACAAATAAATGATCCTTGTATGTAGATCTTGTATCACAACTTTGTCACTCCACTACCTGTAAATTATGTGATCAATAAagcaaagaagtgtatttgactTCCCCCCTCAAAGACTAAAATTTCAGTTTGTAATAGAATTAGCCTTTGAAGTGTTGTCTTTTTGAGCACCATTGACGGATTCACTAAAGAGGTTTTCTGAGATAGTAAGATTATTTGAACTGATGAGTAGATGTGCTAAAAGTTTATTATGTTCTATAGTCATTCAGTCCCTGGGACTGCAGCTAAAGGCTGATTTATTAGCCTATAGCCCAGTGCCTCCACACAAACTGTATGTGCACAGAATAATTTGTAAGCATTGGACGACCTGCTAGATGTAAACAAACGGTAAAGCTTTTACAGCGGCGGTTCCCAAGCTCTGCCCTCAGTTCAGTGCGCTTTATTTGTACTATTCTTAACACTATAGCACCAACGTGCAGTAATCCAATTGCAAGTAACATTTATAGGTTAAACAAAAGGCCAACAATGCAAGTAGGACCTGTCAAAACATCTGAAACTTTGCAGTGACTAAGGAATCACAATATATTTTGTTTGTGTGAGCTAGCTTGTGATATACTGCAACTTTGTTTTCAGAGAAGCTCAAAATTGTAAGAATGGGACCCAATGAAATAAAGAAGTCTTGTATATATTCTGAATTATGTTAATGTGAATAAAGGGCAGCAAAGCTGAAgacttgccttaaaaaaaataaaaaaaatatttatacacaAGTGATATCTCCGGTGTCTAGAGTCTCCAGGGAAGGCTAATTCACACGGTGTATTTTGTGTGGCGTGTCCTGCCACTGAACCATTCCTGACAAAAGCAGGAATATTTCTCCCTCCCATTATCAATGGGAGGTCCTGGCGGAATCCACACAAAGATAGAGCAGGATGCTACTTTTTCCCGATagatggaagaaaaaaacaaacaaaccatcaGCTAGCGAGAAaagcgtccaactcccattgaaatgaacgggAGGCAGAATTTTGATGCAAAATTCctcggtgtgaacataccctaatagtcaggGTATTCCTGGGTGATGGAAGTTGATTTTAATGGATCTGGGGGACTTGGCTTAAGACTAAAACAGTCCCTTTATTAAATGGAAACTGGTCCAGCAGTTAGTTGATTTGGCTTTTCTAGCCCATGGTGACCAACTCCAGAAGAAGCCACGTCTGGCCAGGTCCACCAAGATACTCTCCATTCTAGCTCAGAGGGAAGGTCCAACCCGAAACATTCAGACAATGTTATTCTGCAGAaagccagaagaaaaaaaaaaaaaagtcactggtTTCAGACATTATGAATTTAGGTACAGACTTacccttatgtggtgacagagcctctttaaagtgccctatctcctacataatctgattggcgctgtaatgtagatcataagtgtttttattttgaaaaactcaattttgagcaagtaatgcacaattttagatttatgctaattagtttaataGACAACCGGGCGTGTTAACTTTTTTTACCAACCGGGCATTGTAAAGAGTAATGGGTATTTTGTTTGCCCATAGACCATTGTGTGTAGCAGCTTGTGAGTGCGGTCTCCGTAATATTTCATACTTTGTGTattaattttaaatgtatatgttgtctgttcaaataaaatttataactttttataCATTGACATACTGGCGTTAAAagctcttttttttcttcttgtgtCATAActaattgtaaagagaagtgtaggacgctgaccaatcagcgtcatacgctgctcTCTATTCAttattagcagtactcgcaacacagtgtgatctcgcaagatcacgctgtgcaatcGCACCCTTTACCGAAGTGACGAGagatgaatagacatcgcgtcctggctggaggtgatgtctattgactcccaagacacttcggtaaagttaatatgggagtatgtggctgcacagcgtgatctcacaagatcatgctgtgttgcgagtactgttaaaaatgaatggagagaagtttatgacgctgattggtcagcgacatacacttctctttacaacacctagttggtaaaaaagtaaagacACATccggttgtctattaagaaactaattagcataaatctaaaattgtgcataacttgctcaaaataaaaaacactggttatctacattacagcgccgatgacattatgtaggagatagggcacttataatgtggtgacagagcctctaaggccggattcacacgagcgtgttcagtccgtgatatacggacagtATGctggcagtatttcccagaccgaacacactgcatggaGCCGGGCACGTATAATCATAGTTCTctttgacgctaggagtccctgcagaAAACGGTctcttactgaaaacatgattacagtacgggacagttttcccgcagcgaggcagggactcctagcgtcatagataactaggaAAATAGGAGCCCAgctacctgcagtgtgtttggtccgggaaatactgctaaCACAGTCCGTATCTCACAGACCGAACACGTGTGAACCCCGTACATCAATAATGGGAGCAGCCACCACGCATTAAAATTTGTTGGTACAGATTAAAAACACTTGACCTGGAGACAATCCATACTATGGTCACTCCAAAGCATGAGCAATAACTGTAAATTGGAGATACACAGGATGTTTGAACTAAAATCTAATTAATCATCTATTCGTACAGTACATAATGTGGCAGATTTACCAAGATTGGCAAAGTATGGGCCAGTATTATTTCTGctctgctggagtaagatgcaactagATGGTTTTTACTTTCTCACCTCACTGCTCTTCATCTCCAGCTCCTCAGTATGAAGCAGCTCATACAGGGGCCTTGACGCCAAGCAGTTCCAGGACCCGGCCCCGGCCTCTTCACgctgtggggcatagcaaggtaaccTGCGCCAGCAATGTGCTCAACAAATTTCACGCTTTCATAAAATAGTAAATTTGTCGGCTGCAGTGACCCCCACCCCCTCTTGCAAAGTCATGCCTCTTTTCACAAAAGTGAGAGCAGAGTATACACTGTACATATCCATAGGGGCCCATTTACTTGGTGCTTGCCAAGAGTGTTCTTTAGGCATATGCCATGCTGGTATACAttagcatacttttttttttccccactgtgTAGGAAAGTGTAGTCTGCTTAGCTTTCCTTTACAGGGGCACACAGTAAAAACTGTTCTGTATACCACGCAGCATAATTTTGCGTTTTGGGTCTATACAGTAGTGACTAGGCTGAAatacaaaacatatatacatgagaaaagattgattacttaccggtaatcggtttttcaagaacctatgacagcacccctggagagacatcccatccgctggacaggaaacctgaggatattaaaatggacacacctctccacacacccagtctttaggaagaactcaggatgaAGTAGTTTAgtttatggtttgtttttttttgtgaaattccctcacacctttatatatatatatatgtatataatatttacAGAAATGCTTAATTTTAAGATTAGTGATCCAGCTTATGAGGCTCATTTGCTACAGCCATGGGAGGGTAAcagcggggtgctgtcataggttcttgaaaaaccgattaccggtaagtaatcaatcttttacctattcgcctatgacagcacccctggagatgtaaaatagaaaccaatatttttagggtgggaccacagcttgtagcacctttctactaaaggccaagtcagaggctgcatgcagttgtaatcggtagtgtttaaagaaggtgtgaggagaactccatgtggcagccttacatatttggtctagggatgcgtctgctctctctgcccatgaagtggacacggccctggtggagtgagctccgaaaaactctgggggcttgagcttctgatttatgtaggctaattgtatggcctgcttgatccacctcgctatggtggctttactggctgCCGAACCTTTGTTGTGACCCTGAAACTGGACAAACAAGTTTTCTGAGGATCTCAGATCCTGGGTAATCTTTAGGTACTGTACTAGGCATCTTCTTACAtctaggcagttaaactgttgttCCCTCTGATTTTTTTGGGGAATCACAAAAAGAGGGAAGGACAATATCTTGGTCTAAGTGAAAAGGAGAGAGCACTTTAGGAAGGAATTCTGGTAGGGTTTTTAGGATGACTCATCTAGCAGTAGGGTAcgtggaggaaaggcagagagggcctgaatctcactcactctacgggctgatgtaatggctaacaaAAATGTCATTTTGAGTGTCAGCATTTTCAAGGAGATAGTCTATTGGTTCAAAAGGTGGTTTTATCATAGCCTGGAGAACAAGgtttaagtcccagggaggaactggggatcttatctggggtttaagtctgcaggcagcagttaggaatctcttgatccaggggtgttctgctaaaTTTGAAATTGAAGAAGGAACTTAAAGCAGAAATCtgaacctttaggcctcatgcacacgaccgtgtttttgcggccgcaattcccctgaaaatccacaggagaattgcggccccattcttttctatggggccgtgcacacgaccgtagtttttgcggtccgtgcacggcccggaccgcagaaagaacgggcatgtcttattacgattctgcggtccgggctcattgaaaacaatggccgcggccatgtgcatgtcccgcgatctgcgggcggcctgcggctgacagtccgcagccggccgacccgaaaatcacggccgtgcacacgggaaGGTACcgggaaaacgggaaggtacccgtggctaacagaagtctatgggcccgttattgcgggtcgtaattacgacccgcaataatgggtgtttttacggtcgtgtgcatgaggcctaagggctggTCCATGAGAGACTGCTCctgtcccattgatttaaaacgTCCCACTGTAGTGGCCTGgatctgaagtgagcccatagtacggctgggatgcatgatgtcatgaggcCCAGGACTGACATAGCTTTCCTGAAAGATGTCGTATCGCTCAGGTAGATCTCTGATATCCTTATCAGGGGACCGATTTTTTCTTCTGGAAGGAAGGACATCTGCTTGGAGGAGTCCAGCAGGGTTCCTAAGAATACACatctttttggtttttttaaatttatgttccatcctaatttTGTTAGTATATCTCGGACTATTTGTATCTGTAGGGTGAAGGTTTGAGATGTTTCTGCAACCAACAGGAAATCGTCGAGATATGGGATCAGGAGAATGTCGTTCATCCTGATGAAAGAGGTCATTTCCGCTATCAGTTTTgaaaatacccttggggcttgtgagatgccaaaggggagggctctgtattgtaggtgaaATACGGACCCGTTGTGTGTCACTGCTACCCTTAGGTATCTTTGATGATGATGACATATGGGTACGTGATAGTAAGCATCCTCTAGGTCTATTGAGGCCATCACACAATCTCGAGAGGAGATTTATAGTTGATGCGATGCTCTCCATGCGGAATGTTTTGTAGGTCAGAtaaaggtttaatttttttagatttataatgaccctgtgtttgcctcctggtttgttcacaaggaagagaggggaataaaagccctgACCTGTCTCTATGCCTGGAACTTGGATTaggacccccttttttttttttaatgagtgaCAGAACTTCTATTTCTAGAATCTTTTGTTGGTCTGGGCTCCTTAgggcccttgtgggaaaaaaatctgTCTGGGGGAAGAGATCTGAACTCTAGTACGTACCCGGTTTTTATAATTCCTAGAATCCAAGGATTTGCTGAAATCTTTTGCCAATCCTTGAGAAACAGGGAAAG
This genomic stretch from Rhinoderma darwinii isolate aRhiDar2 chromosome 4, aRhiDar2.hap1, whole genome shotgun sequence harbors:
- the LOC142759967 gene encoding ADP-dependent glucokinase-like, whose product is MAAPKLLCLPLLSLLTLLLAYWFRHVEKDNLQYRLDTVLSSLLRAEQKVGLDVRRPPRIAIGFGGCLDIIVDGVALMQEAAVEPSYNPVHHNFIQTETQLAESFAYFFPPGAASERYVSNDTLFRKLVDASKRLSEMRWALGGNAPVMANRLAAEGCDVLLGGRLSTDETSVLSDRITVAGEPITDADIHLIMEYPTGAKWGNHVSRRANRYIVHSDSHNPMIDSLEDFKSQLQGFKPDLLVIGGLQMMDSFPFKAGQREARLKALQEMLLSMDQEIGCHFEMASFVEQGLMRDLLEYVIPYSDSLGMNEQELPNLLSLIKGGNITVLSDPFPRVASILDQMRELYQLLRSQEPKRGQRELTRLHVHTLAFQAMMVTKGSMWKNTMSATAKASLTANRHVCGSARIDTHKAKLIMDDSFSVSREDGSQRIPFKESRPVSCWEEETYEICLAPVLVCTEVFQTAGGGDNISAAGLVLQI